One Paraburkholderia phymatum STM815 genomic window, GCTGACGTCGCTGGCGCGGGAGCACGAGTTGCCTCGTGCGAGTCATCCCGGCACCGCGTGGGTGTTCCGGAAGCTGGCCCAACATGGAAGCGCGATCTATCCGGCAGCGGACCAGCTTCAGTACAAGTTGAAATGGGCGCCGGATGTGCTGCTGCCCGAATACGTCGCCTTCGAGCGCGGCGCGACGGCTGGCAGCCTATGGCAATTCCTGCGTATGACGGGGGCTGTATGAGCGCGCGCTTCGCCACGGAAGGCCATGCGCTTTCGACGGTCTGGCTGCCGGAATCACTCGACGCGGAAATGGCTCCGCCCGCTTCCGACATGACTTGCGATGTCGCTGTGATCGGCGGAGGGCTGTCCGGGCTATCGACGGCCCTGCATTTAAAGCGGTTCGAGCCGAAGCTTGACGTCGCGCTGTTCGAAGCCGGACGAATCGGATACGGAGCGAGCGGCCTCAGTTCGGGACAGTGCGCGCCGCGCATTGGCCCCTCCATCGAACGTCAGGTGAAGACGCTCGGCGAAGACTTCGCGCGCACCGCGTACCTGTATTCAGTCGATGCGATGGAGTATGCGGGCAAGCTTGTGCGCGGGCTGGCCATCGATTGCGACTGTCGCCCAACGGGGCAATGGCAGGTTGCTCTGCGCGAGCGCGATGCGGGTGTGCTCGCGCGCCGCGCGGACGTGTATCGAGCGCTCGGGCTCGAGGTTCCGCTCGTGGCGACCGAAGAAGTGCGCCGACTCATGCCGGGCAGCGGTGCGATCGTGAACGCGCTCCGCTATCCCGCGCTGCAACTCAATCCCGGCCGGTTGTGCATCGCCATGAAGCGGGCCGCGCACGACCTTGGTGTGCGGATATTCGAACGCGCGCGAGTCACCCGCTTCGATATCGCGTCGGGGAAGCTGGACGTAGGCACTGCGAACGTAAGCGCGACCCGCAGTGTCGTCACCGTCGACGGGATGGCTGCCTCGCTGGGCATATTACGTCGCCACGTCCTGCCGATCGTCGTCCACGCCGCGGTGACCACGCCGCTCACACCCGCGCAGCGAGACGCCATCGGCTGGCGACCCGACTCGCCGGGATTGTTCGATGCCCGCCCGGCCTTCAACTTCATGCGACCGATGCCGGAAGGCAGCGTGCTGATCGGGGGCGAATACCGCTATGGACCCGGCATCGCCTCGACAGGCGGAGCTGACGCGACAGTCGCAGCACGTCTCGCGCGGCAGTTGCAGGCGTTCTTCCCTTCGCTTTCCGGGCTGCCAATTGCCCGGAGCTGGTACGGCACACCAGGTTGCACACTCAACGAATGGCCGATCGTCACGCCTTTGGACGACAGATCGCGCCACTGGCATCTGGGCGCATGGAACGGCCATGGCATCGCGCTATCGCTCGCGGCAGGACACGATCTGGCCGCGCACATGACAGGGCTGCGGCCCGAGCGGCCGTTGCCGTGGCGCTTGCCACGGCAGCCCGGGATTCCCGCGCCGTTGGCCCGCCTCGCAATCCCGCTTTACCTCGCGTACCTGCGGCACGCGAGTCGACTCACCCACCCAAAAGGAACTCTGAAATGTTCATGAAAGAATCACGAACAGTGCTCGAGCGATATGCAACGGGACTGGACGCGGAACTCGCCGAACGCGGGTTGATGGCTGCAGAAGCGATGCCTTCGGCAGAACTGAAAAAGCTGATCACGCGGTATCGATTACCGGGGCTTTGGGTCCCGGCGGAGTATGGCGGCACCGACATTTCGCCTTATGACATCGTCCGCGTTCAACGCGCGCTCGGAGCGCGTTGCCCATCACTCGCGCTGATGCTGACGATGCACAACTTCACGGTGGGGTTCTGCCGGCCGCTCGCACCACTCGTTCCATCGTTGAGCGCGATGATGCGCGCTGTGGCCACCGACCACTTGATCGTCGCGTCGGCGTTCGCGGAGGGCCGACGCGGTGCGGGCATTCTCGACTCCACGGTGTTCATGACTCCAGCGTCGGATGGTTATCTGATCAACGGCCGGAAGAAGCCGTGTACGCTGGCGAACACCGCTGACATCGTCACGGTGGGTGTCGCGCTGGAAATGCCGGACGGCACGAAACGCACCGGCATGGCCGTCGTGCCGGGCCATGCGGAAGGCCTGAAGCGCCACGCGTTCTGGCAAATACCGCTGCTCGCGGCAGCCGACAACCAGGAACTCGAGTTCGCCAACGTCAAGGTCTCCGCCGACCAGGTGCTGATCGCATCGGAGGATGACGCCGATGCCCTGTCGGTCATCGCGGCCGCGGAAGTCACGGGCGTGGCCTGGTTTGAGATCGTCGCTTCTGCGAGTTACCTTGGCGTCGCTAGCGCATTGGCGCAGCGGGTGTTGCTCGACGATCGCGTCGATGCAGTCGAGCGCGCGCGGCTCGGCACCGAGATTGAGTTCGCCCAGGCGGCGCTGGACGGTGCTGTGTATCTGATGCAGACCTGCGAGCCGGCGCAATCGCTGCTGTCGCGCGTGCTGATGGTGCGCTATGGCGTGCAGCAGATTATCGAACGCTGTGCGATGCATGCGGCCGAGCTAGGCGGAGGTCTCGCATTCATACGCGATACGGAGGCCTCGGCGCTGCTCGCTATGACGCGATGCCTGGCGTTCCATCCGATCAGCCGCAAGGCTGCCGAGCCGATGCTTGTCGATTGGTTGGCAGGCCGAATCGCCTGAGTGCGAGCGGTCGTCCGTACCGGCCAGGAACGGACGACCCGATCCGCAATCGCCCCTTCTACCGGACCCGAATAATGAAGCTACTGATTCAGTTCACGCTCGTGCTGACAGGCATCGTTCATCTGTTACCGCTGTCGGGCGCGATCAGCGCCCTGCAACTGAAGCGCCTGTATGGCGTCGAGGCCGACGAAATCAGTGTCGCCTTGCTGCTGCGCCATCGTGCCGTACTGTTCGGCCTCATCGGCGCGTTCTTCATCTACGCCGCCTTCGAGCCTGCATGGCAGCCAGTCGCATTCATCGCAGGGTTCGTGGCCGTGGGATCGTTCGTCTGTCTCGGCTGGTTCGCCAGAGGCGTCAATCCC contains:
- a CDS encoding NAD(P)/FAD-dependent oxidoreductase, with amino-acid sequence MIGGGLSGLSTALHLKRFEPKLDVALFEAGRIGYGASGLSSGQCAPRIGPSIERQVKTLGEDFARTAYLYSVDAMEYAGKLVRGLAIDCDCRPTGQWQVALRERDAGVLARRADVYRALGLEVPLVATEEVRRLMPGSGAIVNALRYPALQLNPGRLCIAMKRAAHDLGVRIFERARVTRFDIASGKLDVGTANVSATRSVVTVDGMAASLGILRRHVLPIVVHAAVTTPLTPAQRDAIGWRPDSPGLFDARPAFNFMRPMPEGSVLIGGEYRYGPGIASTGGADATVAARLARQLQAFFPSLSGLPIARSWYGTPGCTLNEWPIVTPLDDRSRHWHLGAWNGHGIALSLAAGHDLAAHMTGLRPERPLPWRLPRQPGIPAPLARLAIPLYLAYLRHASRLTHPKGTLKCS
- a CDS encoding acyl-CoA dehydrogenase family protein; the protein is MKESRTVLERYATGLDAELAERGLMAAEAMPSAELKKLITRYRLPGLWVPAEYGGTDISPYDIVRVQRALGARCPSLALMLTMHNFTVGFCRPLAPLVPSLSAMMRAVATDHLIVASAFAEGRRGAGILDSTVFMTPASDGYLINGRKKPCTLANTADIVTVGVALEMPDGTKRTGMAVVPGHAEGLKRHAFWQIPLLAAADNQELEFANVKVSADQVLIASEDDADALSVIAAAEVTGVAWFEIVASASYLGVASALAQRVLLDDRVDAVERARLGTEIEFAQAALDGAVYLMQTCEPAQSLLSRVLMVRYGVQQIIERCAMHAAELGGGLAFIRDTEASALLAMTRCLAFHPISRKAAEPMLVDWLAGRIA